TAGTTGTTCCACTAGCCTGACCCATAACCCATTCTGCTCCTGCATTATCATTAAACCAACGACAATAATCTATAAGATGGGTCATCATATGCATCATCCACCCGGTTGCTGTTCCATAAACAGTGTGAACCCTGCCTATAGCACCACTTCTTATTATTTCGTTTACTTTACGATAATGCTCGCCATATCTGTGTTGATGACTTACAACACTTTTAACTTTGGCATTTCTTAGCAAGTTCATTATCTCAAGTGCTTCATTTGTAGATAGAGCAATTGGTTTCTCGTATGCAATCAATTTGACCCCTGCTTCTACCCCAATTTTTATCATATCTAACCGGATATTAGGTAAAGTACAAAAACAAAATATATCAGGTTTAATTTTATTTAAAAGTTTTTTTGCATCTGTGTCACTGTTTTGCACATTAAATTCTTTTTTAACAGAATCCACACGGGCAGAATCAATATCACAAATACCTAATACTTCAAACCTTGGATTCCTGGAAAATGCAGATATATGGTGTTTTCCCCGTTTTCCTAATCCGACAACAGCAACAGTATATTTTTTCAAACTCATTATTTCCTCCAACGTTTTATGGCCTCTATGGTATAAGAAACTTCATCATCAGTAAGTTCCGGGAACATTGGTAAGGAAAGCAACCTGTTTGCTGATCTTTCGGTAAGAGGTAACGATATGTTCATATCTGCGTGTTTACCCCATGGATACCCTTCTTGCTTATGAATCGGAATCGGGTAATGTGTAAGTGCAGTAATTCCTTCGTTTTCTAAATATTTTTGCAAGTCATCGCGTTTGTCAGTATGAATTACATAAAGGTGATATACATGACTATATCCCGGTTTGCAGAAAGGCAGCTCTAAACCTGTATTTTTTAATTCAGAATCATATCGTTTAGCAATCTCTCTCCTTTTCTGGCTCCACTTATCCAATTGTTTCAGTTTAACACTAAGAACCGCGGCATGTATATCATCCAAACGGCTATTGTATCCCATACTATGAACAGAACGTTTTAACGAACCATGATTGCGTAAAGCTTTTATACGTTCAGTGATTTGAGGATTATTTGTAGCTACTGCACCGCCATCTCCGAAAGTACCAAGATTTTTCTGGATGATAAAACTTGTACACATAGCATCACTTAATTCTCCGATTCTGAAAGTATCACCTTTGGAACCAAGTCCCTGTGCATTATCTTCAATTACTTTAAGATTGTGCTTTTTAGCAATACCGGCAATAGCTTTCATATCAGCAGGTTGCCCGTAAAGATGAACCGGTATAATAGCTTTTGTCCTGGATGTAATCTTCTCTTCTATTTTTGTTACATCAATATTATATGTTTTAGGATCCATTTCCACAAATACCGGTTTCGCGTTTACAAACCATATTGCTTCGGCAGTTGCAAAAAAAGTGTTTGAAGTAGTGATAACTTCATCACCTTCGCCGATACCAAGTGCAAGTAATACCAGCCACAATGCATCTGTACCGGAGTTAAGCCCAACTACATATTTTGTCCCGCAATATGATGCAAGTTCACCTTCAAATTTAGACAGTGCAGGACCCATAACATACTTACCGCTTTCTAAAACACTACTTATAGCAGCATCTATTTCCTTTTTGATCCCGTGATACTGCCTGACATGACCATAAAACTCAACCTTCATTTTTGCCATAAACAAATCCCCCTTTTTAAATTAATATACAATTGTTTAATTATATATTTTTTTATTTAATTTTGCAAGAATGTACGGACCATCCGGAATAACCGCAACTTTCGAATCATTACCATATTCTTTTATAGTTTCTAAAATTGATTTATTAATATCTTTCACAGGTTCGCACCATGATTTTTTTATTTCCTGATTAGTAAGCCCGTCTGAATATACTTTTACTTTCTTTACTTTTCTTAATGCCTTTATAAGTTCTTCTACTTCCCATTGATCAACATTAAAAAAACCGGCAGTAGAAATCATCTTCATAAAATTATTTATATCTCTCATACCGAAAAGAAGTTTTCTGAATGCAGGACTTCCTAATCCATCCAAACAAGCGCTCGCAATAATTATTGTTCCGCCATTTTTTATGATATCCAATGCCGATACAATACCTTTTACCGTCTGATAAAAATCCCTGTCAAGAGGATATCCTCCATTAGAAGTTATTACTATATCAACTGGTCTGTCAATAAAAACACTTGACTGTTTTTCGCATGCTTTTACTTCTTCTTCATATGCTTTATCTAAATCTCCGCAAAACACATTTGTTATTTCTTTCTTTTGGTTCAAAGTAACATTTATCATAAAATCTACACCTGCTTTTATTGCTACTTTGCTGGCAAATATATTTAAGGGATTGTTTTTTAAAACACCTACTTTAGAAAACGGAGACTCTAACATCTCAGGACTATGAAAATATTTCATTGTCTCAATTCCGACAATTCCAGGACAAATAGATTTTCTTCCTCCTGAAAAACCGGCCATAAAATGGGGTTCTACTAATCCAGTGATAATTTTAAAATCAGATTCAGCATAAGCACGGTTTATATAAACGGGAATATTTTTATTTGCATCGAATAGAAAAACTAAATTATTTTTATTTTGTCCGTTATGGTTAATAATTTTATACTTTTTAATTATTCTTTTTCCCAAAATAGATATCAGGTCTTTTCCTTCCGTAGGAGAATGCATCCCGCAGGCAATTAAAATTATAGTTCTAATCTTATTTTTATCAAGGATATCCAGGATAGGATTCAACAATATCTCGTTTGGAACTGCTCTTGTTTTATCAGAAACTACAATGCAGCATGTTTTTTTATTTTTACAGAGCTCATTAAAACATTTTGTTCCTATTGGTTTTTTTAATTTTTTTATTATTTCTTGTTCGGGATTAACAATAACTTTTGTATTATTAATTTTTAATATAGAATATAAATTCCTTTTTGGAATTTTTACATTTAAGCCTTTTTTTCCATAACTTAATTTAATATCAAGCATTTCTATGTTTTTTTAAAAGGATATTTACCATATTCATATATGGTTTCTATCATAGTTTTATAATTTTCTATAGGAACATAATCCGGGATAGAATTACTTGAACCTGCACAATAACCACCACCGGGGGCAAGAGCTTTGACTGTATTTTTAGTTAACTCTCTGACTTGATCTTTTGTTCCTCTGGTTAATAAATCCAAATCAATATTTCCAAGCAAGCATATTCTGCCTTTAACTTTTTCTTTTAGTGTTCTTGCATTCATTGCTTTTGGCTCAATAGGATGCAATGCTTTAATTCCGATATCTAATAAATCATCCATAACCTGCATCAAATTACCATCTGAATGATAAATAAGCGGAATTCGTTTTTCACGACATATATTACCCATCAGTTTGTACCATGGAAAAAGATTTTTTTGTAATATTTCCGGAGAAACCATCAATCCTTCAGTATATGCTATGTCATCAACTACCCAAATTGCTCCTACTTTATGAAATTCAATTATTTTTTTAAATACTTCAAATTGTATTTTACCTATTCTTTCAAACATTGCTTCTACTAATTTGGGATTTTCAATTAAAGCATAACTAAATCCGTTTAAACCCATTAACATCCAGGTAGATGTAAATATCTTTCCTGCAATTCCTATTATATTCATACCTGGTGGAAGCAATTCAGCGGTTTTTTTATAGTCAGAATAATTTACTTTCCCGGGGTCAATCCAATCATACTTTTCAAAATCTTTAAAATCCTTAATTTTCCCTATACCTTCTTCTGCCCAATTTTTATCGTCATCTAAATTAAAATATTTTCCATGACCTTCTTCTCTTAAACCTTTCTTTTCAACTGTTCCTGCCGGATCAATTAATCCTGCCGAAAGCCAGATATAGTCATATCCTGCCTGTTTTCTAAAATCTATCTCACCCTGCAAACCGTCAACAGGTTTT
This is a stretch of genomic DNA from Elusimicrobiota bacterium. It encodes these proteins:
- a CDS encoding Gfo/Idh/MocA family oxidoreductase, whose product is MSLKKYTVAVVGLGKRGKHHISAFSRNPRFEVLGICDIDSARVDSVKKEFNVQNSDTDAKKLLNKIKPDIFCFCTLPNIRLDMIKIGVEAGVKLIAYEKPIALSTNEALEIMNLLRNAKVKSVVSHQHRYGEHYRKVNEIIRSGAIGRVHTVYGTATGWMMHMMTHLIDYCRWFNDNAGAEWVMGQASGTTKFKDIHVSPDYIAGIIHFTNGVRGIIECGAGAPDVPEVDYWWRKCRIGAQGTEGFAEVLTGGGWRAITKNSKGVISGPGCMNYDLDMPPYIQDIAEWLDNENKVHPCNGESAYKGFEIMMGVCRSVIEGGQIKLPLSQGYKELESLAKKLVNTPTFSTTAETAKQYL
- a CDS encoding DegT/DnrJ/EryC1/StrS family aminotransferase translates to MKVEFYGHVRQYHGIKKEIDAAISSVLESGKYVMGPALSKFEGELASYCGTKYVVGLNSGTDALWLVLLALGIGEGDEVITTSNTFFATAEAIWFVNAKPVFVEMDPKTYNIDVTKIEEKITSRTKAIIPVHLYGQPADMKAIAGIAKKHNLKVIEDNAQGLGSKGDTFRIGELSDAMCTSFIIQKNLGTFGDGGAVATNNPQITERIKALRNHGSLKRSVHSMGYNSRLDDIHAAVLSVKLKQLDKWSQKRREIAKRYDSELKNTGLELPFCKPGYSHVYHLYVIHTDKRDDLQKYLENEGITALTHYPIPIHKQEGYPWGKHADMNISLPLTERSANRLLSLPMFPELTDDEVSYTIEAIKRWRK
- the larA gene encoding nickel-dependent lactate racemase; translation: MLDIKLSYGKKGLNVKIPKRNLYSILKINNTKVIVNPEQEIIKKLKKPIGTKCFNELCKNKKTCCIVVSDKTRAVPNEILLNPILDILDKNKIRTIILIACGMHSPTEGKDLISILGKRIIKKYKIINHNGQNKNNLVFLFDANKNIPVYINRAYAESDFKIITGLVEPHFMAGFSGGRKSICPGIVGIETMKYFHSPEMLESPFSKVGVLKNNPLNIFASKVAIKAGVDFMINVTLNQKKEITNVFCGDLDKAYEEEVKACEKQSSVFIDRPVDIVITSNGGYPLDRDFYQTVKGIVSALDIIKNGGTIIIASACLDGLGSPAFRKLLFGMRDINNFMKMISTAGFFNVDQWEVEELIKALRKVKKVKVYSDGLTNQEIKKSWCEPVKDINKSILETIKEYGNDSKVAVIPDGPYILAKLNKKIYN
- a CDS encoding uroporphyrinogen decarboxylase family protein, coding for MKNEPNFERLKSTLFCQETDSVPLIELVIDKSIKEKFMGKPVDGLQGEIDFRKQAGYDYIWLSAGLIDPAGTVEKKGLREEGHGKYFNLDDDKNWAEEGIGKIKDFKDFEKYDWIDPGKVNYSDYKKTAELLPPGMNIIGIAGKIFTSTWMLMGLNGFSYALIENPKLVEAMFERIGKIQFEVFKKIIEFHKVGAIWVVDDIAYTEGLMVSPEILQKNLFPWYKLMGNICREKRIPLIYHSDGNLMQVMDDLLDIGIKALHPIEPKAMNARTLKEKVKGRICLLGNIDLDLLTRGTKDQVRELTKNTVKALAPGGGYCAGSSNSIPDYVPIENYKTMIETIYEYGKYPFKKT